The Nocardioides ginsengisegetis region GGCGCCCGAATGACCCGGATCGCAGCCGACGCCGGCGTGCGGCTCCGCCTCGGCACCTCGATCGCGACCGTGCACGGGACCGACCGCGTCGAAGCAGCAACCCTCTCGGACGGCACCGTCCTGCCCACCGACCTCCTGGTCATCGGCATCGGCGCCACACCGAACACCACGTGGCTAGACGGATCCGGGCTCACGGTCGCCGACGGCGTCGTCTGCGACGCGTTCCTGGCCGCGGCACCCGGGGTGTACGCCGTCGGCGACGTCGCCCGCTGGACCCACCCCGGCTACCAACGCTCGATCCGGTGCGAGAACTGGACCTCGGCCGGGGAGCATGCTGACGCCGTGGCGGCCACACTGACGGGCAACCCTGTCGCCGCGGACGCGATCCCCTATGTGTGGTCCGACCAGTTCGGGCACAAGGTGCAGGTAGCCGGTCTCCCCGAGCCCAAGGACGAGGTCCGTCCCGTCCTCGACACATCCGAGAAGTTCGTGGCTGTCGCGGGATCCCGCGGCGCACAGAGTTCTGCGTTCGCGCTCAACGCGCCCGGAGCCTTGGTCCGGCAGCGCATCAAACTGGCGGCTCGGCCGCCGTGGCCACCGGAGATGGAATGACCTTGGACACCGCAGCGACCGGCTCGATCAGCGCCCTGACCTCAGACCTGGACCTCAGCATCACGCAACCCCAGACGGTCCCGGAGCACGCCCTGCGCGCGGCTGACTTCAGCGACGTCGACTTCACCGCGGCGACCAACTTCCGCAGCGGCCCGCCGCACGCCGCGTTCGATGCCGTCCGCACAGG contains the following coding sequences:
- a CDS encoding FAD-dependent oxidoreductase, which gives rise to MGSRHVAVVGASLAGLRTVEGLRRLGHDGPITLIGDEPELPYDRPPLSKDVLLGKAGPADVALTTAADLAALEVDLRLGAAAHGLDLARRTVLVGDDRVGFDDLVIATGAAARRPNDLPHLDGIHLLRSLADAAALRSAFELDPRVVVLGGGFVGAEVASSARDLGLDVTVVDVAPVLMERGLGAVLGARMTRIAADAGVRLRLGTSIATVHGTDRVEAATLSDGTVLPTDLLVIGIGATPNTTWLDGSGLTVADGVVCDAFLAAAPGVYAVGDVARWTHPGYQRSIRCENWTSAGEHADAVAATLTGNPVAADAIPYVWSDQFGHKVQVAGLPEPKDEVRPVLDTSEKFVAVAGSRGAQSSAFALNAPGALVRQRIKLAARPPWPPEME